The DNA segment ACACTTGAGGAAGAAGTTGTGTCCCAAATCCTTTTTCCCTCGCTGTTTAATAAGTAAGCTCCACTTCTTGTTCCCACAATAATGTACACAAAGCCTGAAGTAGCTTTTATATCAGTGATATAATCCCCCACAGAGCGGTACCATATAACATCTCCAGAAATGTCAATCATGTACACTCTGTGGTTGTCAAAGCCTAAGGGTATCTCATTCCATATCCCAAAAAGTACATACTTGCTATCCTCACTTATAAGAACGTTGCCTGTAATTCTTTGTGTTTTATTGACTCCTTCAGGATCAAGAGACCATAACATCTTTCCATCCTTAGTGAACAAATACAACAAAGCATGGTCTTTTGGACTTTCGCTCCAATCTGCATTATAAAATTGGATAGCTCCTACTGCAATCAAGCTTCCAGTTGGATTGATTGCAATATAGTAAGGGACTCCATTAATGTTCTCATTTTTCCATAAAACCTTGCCAGAATAGGAAAATGCATAAATGGTGTTTCGCTGAGTCCCAACGACAAAATAATCATTTGAAGCTTGAATTGTCCATATTCCCCCTGGAATACTTTTATACCATGTTGGTTTTATGGTACTTTCCCCGGATGCTAATCCTGTGAAAAACAATACAAATAAAAATGTTAAAATGATTCTTTTATCAATAAATCTCATCTCCTCTACCCCCCGAACTCCTCCGCCCACTTCTCATAGCGCTCGATATCCTTCTTCGTCAGCGGGCTCTTGATCTTCTTAAACGCCTCCTCAAAGTCCCTCATCTCAAGCGGCCTCGTCCTCAAAGAGCGCTTCCTCAGCTCCTCGAAGGGCAGGGAAGCGAGCCTGTGCAAGTCCTTGTTCTCCTCCCTTATCATGTTCCATATGGCCTGCTGGCAGAGATTTCTTATGTCCCTTCCAGAATAAAACCTCCTCACGCTTTCCTCAGCTATGGCATCCAAGTCAAGCCTTGAAATGTCCAATCCACGGGTGTTAATCTTAATGATTTCCTTCGTGGCCTTCTCATCTGGCAAAGGTACGTAAATCCTGCGCGGGAAGCGCGAGAGAACTGCCTCATCAAGATCCCATGGAGTGTTTGTGGCAGCTAGCGTTAGAACTAGCAAATCACCTCCCTTGTCTTGGAACCCATCAAGCTCTGTAAGCAGTGTAGAGAGCATCCTCCTAGAGGCCTCGCTGGTATCGTTTGAACGTTTGGTAGTTAAAGCATCAATCTCGTCGAGAAACACTATGCTCGGAGCTTTCTCGCGGGCAACCTCGTAGAGGGCGGAAATTATCTTGCTCGACTCGCCGAAGTACTTGCTCAGGACGTTTGAAGCCTTAACGTTGAAGAATGTGGCGTTTAAACTTCCTGCTGCTGCTGAAGCGAGGAGGGTCTTACCCGTCCCTGGCGGCCCAAAGAGGAGTATCCCCTTCCACGGTTGAATAGCTTGGGGTCTCTGCAAAGCTGAAATAACCACAGTCTCCATCATCAAGACCTTTACCTCTTCTAGCCCTCCTATGTCTCCCCAAGTGACGTTTGATCTAGCTATCAGCCCTTTAACGTATTCTTTAAACTCGTCCTCCTCGGAACCTTCTTCCTTAGTCCTCTTACCTTCGGCACTGATAACGGCTTTCTTGCCGAAGTTTCCACTCTCAATATCTTTGGCAACTTTCTCCCACTTTTTTGCCTTTTTCAAGTAAAATTCGGCATTATATGGGACTTGTTTTGCAAGCTGTCTTAATAAGCTGGCACATTTCAAGGCCTTTTTCTTTGCGGTCTCCATATCCCCCTTGGAAACGGCATTGTCGAATTCTTTCTTTGTTTTTTCAAATTCACTCAACAGCGGACCGGACAAATCTACGGGCATTTTTAAACCTCCTTCTCAATTCTGGGGAGCAAAACTCTAAGCCCTTCAACAAATTCATCGCTAAGGGGAATAGCTTCCTTAATCATAACCTCAACTTGAGAGATAGCATTCAACAGCTCGTCGAGGTTCTCCTTTGTGTAAACTTTTAAATCCTCGAGAGCATTTAAGAGCTCGGCCTTATCATTGAGCCTAGCACTCAAAAGCGCAATTTTTGCAGTTTTTTCAACTGCCTCTCTTGTGAGCTTCTGGATCTCCTCCTTTGAGCGACTCTTTTTTAGCGTCTGCTTGGTCTCTTTGAGGCTTTTCTTTAATTCTTCACGCTCCTTGTGGAGGGCTTCCAGAGCGTTTAAAGCTTGTAGGAATTCCTCAATGGACTGGTAGCGATCCTCCTTTCTTTTTGCCAAAAGCTTCTCAAAGATTCCATCGTACTTGGCTAAAGCAGGGTTAATCTTCGATGGGGGTGTGGGCTTGATGTCCTTTGCTAGAATCTTACCAACGACTGCTCCTAGTGAATACCCCTCGTAAGGAAGCTTGCCAGTTAACAGTTCGTAGAAGATAATACCAAGGCCATAAATGTCGGTTCTATGATCTGGAACCCCATAAGTCTCCTCGTCAAGCTGTTCTGGAGCTGCGTAAAGGGGTGAGTAGCCACTGTTGGTTGAAAGAGAGCTCCTTGTACTTATTTTCGCTAAGCCCCAATCGGTTATCTTGGGAGTCAAGTCACGTTTGAGAAGTACATTAAGGGGTTTTAAATCGAGATGCCAGATTCCTTTCGAGTGAGCATGTTTCAAACCCTCAGCAATGCCTACGATGAGTTTTAAAGCGGTATTTTCGTCAACTGGTTTGGGGTATTTGTCCAAGTCCCGAACAATTTTGTCGTCAATCTTAGCTCCTTCAACGTATTCCATCTCGAGGTATGGAATTGGGAATATATCCGCTTTGTAGAGCTTTACAATGTTGGGATGGTTTAGGTAATACCAAGCGGCTATTTCTTTTAGAAAGAGCGAGCTCGTTCTCTCATCAATTCTTGGGATTTTTAGGGCGACAGTTTGGCCGTCAGACTTTCTCCTTGCTTTGAAGACTTTGGCGAAGCCGCCCTCACCCAAGAATTCGAGGGGCTCGTAGCGGGAGAGGAGAGCTGAAGGGAAGCCTTCACCGAGTGGGGCTATTGGAACTCTTGGTGGGATTTTAATTTTGGCTACTAGTTTGTTAGGTTCAGTTTTTTGGTGTGTTTCAGAAGTGGGTATTTTCATTATAGTTTCATGAGTAGAGCGGTAGTACTGAGTTTCTGGCTCCATGTAGATGGTTTCAACTTGAGCACTCGAATTTTTGACAGCGAGGGGAGCTTGTTCAGTACGCCACTCCTGTCTTTTTCTGATTAGTCCGATCTCAAACTGATACTTTCTAACACCGCTAAGGACTTCGCAGTTCGTATTGCTTACCTCCACGTTTGTGTTGGTTATCTGGGCACTCGAGTCTCTGCAGAAGTCGCAATCCGGAAGGTTTCCATCCGAAGGAAGGCGGAGAACCCAAACATTGCCCCCAGAACCATCAAGAGTAGTTGCTCCATAGTATCCAGCTACAATAATGTCCCCGTTGTCAGCTAAGGCAACCGACCAAGCCCGATCCCAGTCTCTTCCTCCGTAAGTCTTCTGCCACTTAACATTACCATTCTCGTCAAGCCTGAGAACCCAAACATCAGCTAAACCAGCGCCAAAGCTGGAAGTATATCCTGCAACAATAATGTCCCCGTTGTCAGCGATGGCAATTGCGTGAGCCCCCTCCCCATCTCTTCCCCCGTAGGTCTTCTGCCACTTAACGTTACCATCAGCATCGAGCCTGAGAACCCAAACATCCCAATCACCAGCCCCAAAACTTTCAGTGTAGCCTGCCACGATAATATCCTCGTTTGGAGCG comes from the Methanomassiliicoccales archaeon genome and includes:
- a CDS encoding protein kinase, whose amino-acid sequence is MSYWAKTYGKGKAKGVAVDENGDIIVVGQKEKDAFVARLDKDGNVKWFRTYGGDKWDIFNDVKIAPNGDIIVAGSSWSFSASDKDVWILRLDSEGNIKWQKTYGGSNADVANAVAIAPNEDIIVAGYTESFGAGDWDVWVLRLDADGNVKWQKTYGGRDGEGAHAIAIADNGDIIVAGYTSSFGAGLADVWVLRLDENGNVKWQKTYGGRDWDRAWSVALADNGDIIVAGYYGATTLDGSGGNVWVLRLPSDGNLPDCDFCRDSSAQITNTNVEVSNTNCEVLSGVRKYQFEIGLIRKRQEWRTEQAPLAVKNSSAQVETIYMEPETQYYRSTHETIMKIPTSETHQKTEPNKLVAKIKIPPRVPIAPLGEGFPSALLSRYEPLEFLGEGGFAKVFKARRKSDGQTVALKIPRIDERTSSLFLKEIAAWYYLNHPNIVKLYKADIFPIPYLEMEYVEGAKIDDKIVRDLDKYPKPVDENTALKLIVGIAEGLKHAHSKGIWHLDLKPLNVLLKRDLTPKITDWGLAKISTRSSLSTNSGYSPLYAAPEQLDEETYGVPDHRTDIYGLGIIFYELLTGKLPYEGYSLGAVVGKILAKDIKPTPPSKINPALAKYDGIFEKLLAKRKEDRYQSIEEFLQALNALEALHKEREELKKSLKETKQTLKKSRSKEEIQKLTREAVEKTAKIALLSARLNDKAELLNALEDLKVYTKENLDELLNAISQVEVMIKEAIPLSDEFVEGLRVLLPRIEKEV
- a CDS encoding ATP-binding protein produces the protein MPVDLSGPLLSEFEKTKKEFDNAVSKGDMETAKKKALKCASLLRQLAKQVPYNAEFYLKKAKKWEKVAKDIESGNFGKKAVISAEGKRTKEEGSEEDEFKEYVKGLIARSNVTWGDIGGLEEVKVLMMETVVISALQRPQAIQPWKGILLFGPPGTGKTLLASAAAGSLNATFFNVKASNVLSKYFGESSKIISALYEVAREKAPSIVFLDEIDALTTKRSNDTSEASRRMLSTLLTELDGFQDKGGDLLVLTLAATNTPWDLDEAVLSRFPRRIYVPLPDEKATKEIIKINTRGLDISRLDLDAIAEESVRRFYSGRDIRNLCQQAIWNMIREENKDLHRLASLPFEELRKRSLRTRPLEMRDFEEAFKKIKSPLTKKDIERYEKWAEEFGG